In Reichenbachiella agarivorans, one genomic interval encodes:
- a CDS encoding LytR/AlgR family response regulator transcription factor: protein MVKLRMLVAEDDATHAAKMEMLLDEMGYDAVGFFDNARDLLKGLKELDPDVVLLDIALGKNEDGVDIARQIQQIRPTPFIFVTSFDDKTTLDRALATGPNAYLLKPVERGNLQAAIELAVTKFEQSNREIASPQNSTTWNTDVLIRDSFFLKKGSKLEKVQVSDILWIELADERYCEVITATGQYHLRISLKAMEQQLNHQMFLRIHRAYIVNLSRISSIDDTDLLITLEGREIPFGRSYKTELFKRLQMLL, encoded by the coding sequence ATGGTCAAATTAAGGATGCTAGTAGCAGAAGATGATGCTACACATGCGGCGAAGATGGAAATGTTGCTCGATGAGATGGGCTATGATGCCGTAGGCTTTTTTGACAATGCGCGTGATTTGCTGAAGGGTCTCAAGGAACTGGATCCGGACGTAGTGCTATTGGATATAGCGTTAGGCAAAAACGAGGATGGAGTAGATATTGCACGACAAATTCAGCAGATTCGTCCTACGCCATTTATTTTCGTGACCTCCTTTGATGATAAAACTACGCTGGACAGAGCTCTTGCCACTGGCCCCAATGCCTATCTGTTGAAACCCGTAGAAAGGGGCAATTTGCAAGCAGCGATTGAGTTGGCCGTGACTAAATTTGAACAATCTAACCGAGAAATTGCATCGCCTCAAAATTCTACTACATGGAATACCGATGTATTGATCAGAGACAGTTTCTTTTTGAAAAAGGGCAGTAAGCTAGAGAAGGTCCAAGTCAGCGACATACTATGGATCGAACTGGCAGATGAACGCTACTGTGAAGTGATCACAGCTACAGGCCAATACCATCTTCGCATCTCGCTCAAGGCCATGGAACAACAACTGAATCATCAAATGTTTTTACGCATTCATCGAGCATATATCGTGAATTTGAGCAGGATCAGCAGCATTGATGATACAGATTTGCTGATCACGCTAGAAGGTCGTGAAATTCCATTCGGACGAAGCTATAAAACTGAACTATTCAAGAGGCTGCAGATGCTGCTTTGA
- a CDS encoding peroxiredoxin-like family protein: MSESISIELNAVAPIFDLIDIFNRPVNLKDYRGKRVLVAFFRHAGCPFCNIRVHRLQKKHEEFKAMGLEMIFFFESEAKVLLSHEFHQAINPIPLISDPDKVWYNQYGVESSALKSGISHATTFFQTVVQAKMKGLPVHMMEGKESIKTIPAEFLIDEKGIVKKVHYARSLTDRLGLDIIAKFAETGAA, encoded by the coding sequence ATGTCAGAAAGTATTTCGATTGAACTCAATGCTGTTGCACCCATTTTTGATCTCATTGATATTTTTAACCGTCCCGTCAATTTGAAGGACTACCGAGGCAAAAGAGTCTTGGTGGCGTTTTTTAGACATGCGGGTTGCCCATTTTGCAACATACGTGTACACCGACTTCAAAAAAAACATGAGGAATTCAAAGCGATGGGTTTGGAAATGATTTTCTTTTTTGAGTCTGAAGCCAAAGTGCTATTGTCACATGAGTTTCATCAGGCAATCAACCCGATTCCTTTGATTTCTGATCCTGACAAAGTGTGGTACAACCAGTATGGAGTGGAGAGTTCTGCGCTCAAGTCGGGCATAAGTCATGCCACTACTTTCTTCCAAACTGTGGTTCAAGCCAAGATGAAAGGGTTGCCTGTCCACATGATGGAAGGCAAAGAGTCGATTAAAACCATACCTGCAGAATTTCTCATTGATGAAAAAGGCATTGTCAAAAAGGTACACTATGCCCGCAGTTTGACTGATCGTCTGGGGCTTGATATCATTGCCAAATTTGCGGAAACGGGTGCGGCATAG
- a CDS encoding chondroitinase-B domain-containing protein, protein MKRNIILLAGLFFLAVACQEKTEKKEGLVVTNAVELQSAIDSAKAGDEIIMANGVWKDIQIRFDGQGTEDQPITLRAETPGQVFIEGISDLKFGGQYLVVSGLYFRNGYTPSNTVIDFKFDKDQVANHCRFTNSVIDGYNQLSRDKMDHWVEFWGRNNQMDHCYLAGKANEGPTVRVEIKGRKNIKNFHQIVNNHFGPRPRKGGPKGETIQLGDSFSSMSPSNTTVANNLFEECNGEVEVISSKTNFNEFRNNVFYKSEGSLVTRHGNYCIIDGNYFIGDGKSENVGGIRLINTGHVVTNNYFYNLIGKSFRSPLAVMNGIPKSPLNRYNQVTDVVVAYNTYVNCPSPWQFGVGTNISQKEVLPLSEIRSARPIRTVVANNLIYNEQGDPSPIVEHDQADGVTFASNFIQNQGVSFAGRKGLSTADLQLEKVGENVFMPTTTTAMEAYMGFEFDQIKTDIFGNSRENDTSIGAMTKAPVADPMILDKTKYGADWYSNVKEEREPSILEVKPEDNDLAVKIAAAQAGDVILLAAGQYQLSESLAINKAITIQSKDDNNPAQIVYTGAEGTPAFAMNPKGELTLAKVKLSGTGTQQAFASLQKNMSSHYNLTVNGCEIRDFDFVLKAYKETFAEEISFINTVIQNCENGIELSQETNDKGDYNVEFLTIDHCTFDDVKANVVDYYRGGYDESTIGGNLSVTNSTFTQSGSKESTGILINSRGIVNVNIEGNTFRNNPIKLVALLWGAKNNTHANNEISNSGKILVEENLKLTLVY, encoded by the coding sequence ATGAAAAGGAACATTATTTTACTAGCAGGGTTGTTTTTCTTGGCAGTAGCTTGTCAAGAAAAGACAGAGAAGAAGGAAGGGCTAGTAGTGACAAATGCGGTAGAGTTACAGTCGGCAATTGACAGTGCCAAAGCAGGTGATGAGATCATCATGGCCAATGGCGTATGGAAAGATATCCAAATCAGATTTGATGGACAAGGAACCGAAGATCAACCCATAACACTACGTGCCGAAACACCAGGACAGGTATTCATCGAAGGGATTTCGGATCTGAAATTTGGTGGACAATATTTGGTGGTCAGTGGCCTTTACTTTAGAAATGGCTATACACCTTCCAATACAGTGATAGATTTCAAATTTGACAAGGACCAAGTGGCCAACCACTGTCGTTTTACCAATTCGGTAATCGATGGATACAACCAATTGAGTCGAGACAAAATGGATCACTGGGTTGAGTTTTGGGGTAGAAACAACCAAATGGATCATTGCTACCTAGCAGGAAAGGCAAACGAAGGCCCAACAGTCAGGGTAGAGATCAAAGGAAGAAAAAACATTAAGAATTTTCACCAAATTGTCAACAACCACTTCGGACCTCGCCCTAGAAAGGGAGGACCAAAAGGCGAAACTATACAACTGGGGGATAGCTTTAGTTCCATGTCGCCAAGCAATACGACAGTAGCCAACAACCTCTTTGAGGAATGCAATGGTGAAGTAGAAGTGATTTCAAGTAAGACCAATTTCAACGAATTCAGAAATAACGTATTCTACAAAAGTGAGGGATCTCTCGTGACTCGTCACGGTAACTACTGTATCATCGATGGCAACTATTTCATTGGTGATGGCAAATCAGAAAATGTTGGCGGGATTCGTTTGATCAACACAGGACACGTCGTGACCAACAATTATTTTTATAACTTGATAGGCAAGAGCTTTAGAAGCCCGCTTGCAGTAATGAATGGGATTCCAAAATCTCCCCTCAATCGTTACAATCAAGTAACAGATGTCGTGGTTGCTTACAATACGTATGTCAACTGCCCCTCTCCATGGCAGTTTGGTGTAGGTACCAACATCAGTCAAAAGGAAGTATTGCCGCTCTCCGAAATCAGGTCTGCAAGACCGATCCGTACTGTGGTCGCCAACAATCTCATTTACAACGAACAAGGAGACCCATCTCCAATCGTAGAACATGATCAAGCAGATGGTGTTACCTTCGCCAGCAATTTTATCCAAAATCAAGGTGTAAGCTTTGCTGGTAGAAAGGGATTAAGCACAGCAGATTTGCAACTGGAAAAAGTAGGTGAAAACGTGTTTATGCCCACTACAACCACCGCGATGGAAGCATACATGGGTTTTGAGTTTGATCAAATCAAGACGGACATTTTCGGAAACTCTAGAGAAAATGATACAAGCATAGGAGCGATGACCAAGGCTCCTGTCGCAGATCCGATGATACTAGACAAAACCAAATATGGGGCAGACTGGTATTCGAATGTGAAAGAAGAAAGAGAACCAAGCATTTTGGAAGTCAAACCAGAGGACAATGATTTGGCTGTAAAAATAGCTGCTGCACAAGCTGGCGATGTGATTCTCCTAGCAGCGGGTCAGTACCAGTTGAGTGAATCATTGGCAATCAATAAGGCCATTACGATTCAGTCCAAAGATGACAACAATCCTGCTCAAATCGTCTACACAGGAGCGGAGGGTACGCCGGCATTTGCTATGAACCCAAAAGGGGAATTGACCCTTGCTAAGGTGAAATTGTCAGGGACAGGCACACAACAGGCTTTTGCTAGTTTGCAAAAGAACATGTCTAGCCACTACAATCTGACTGTCAATGGTTGCGAAATCCGTGATTTCGATTTCGTGTTGAAAGCATACAAAGAAACCTTCGCCGAAGAAATCAGCTTTATCAATACGGTGATCCAAAATTGTGAGAATGGAATCGAGTTGTCGCAAGAAACCAATGACAAAGGAGATTACAATGTGGAGTTTTTGACGATTGATCATTGTACCTTCGATGATGTGAAAGCCAACGTGGTAGACTACTATAGAGGCGGATACGACGAGTCGACCATCGGTGGCAACTTGTCGGTGACCAACAGCACCTTCACTCAGAGTGGCTCCAAAGAGAGTACGGGTATATTGATCAACAGCAGAGGAATTGTCAATGTCAACATTGAAGGCAATACCTTCCGCAACAACCCAATCAAGTTGGTAGCATTGCTTTGGGGAGCAAAAAACAACACACATGCCAACAATGAAATCAGCAATTCAGGTAAAATCTTGGTGGAGGAAAACTTGAAATTGACTTTGGTTTACTAA
- a CDS encoding tetratricopeptide repeat-containing sensor histidine kinase, producing the protein MIKAQQADNEMLLDSLINQMYAESSTLDWSSYFGWLSESVETDSALIEFYYDVAAPVITGKSASEAIVLIDEGIRLSEGINSKLLIAEGLELKAFSLSQFGRFDESITLFYQALRLINPKLHGGLYASTLANLASTLHEMGDNEKSIEYHRKSLAHQQSTGDLRGEALSYLGLGNSYSGLPNYDSSLYYYEKTVELSKANGWDDLEAYSYGNMASVYLEQGFLEKVIEYQKRGLAMEEKRNDELISIESHANLASAYAQLQNRTLAMYHLQRAKQIGEKYGAWHTMVMVYEIESKAYEIFGQYDLALAAYKQFKTLGDSLSGVEVQQTKLALQEQYETERKENEILTLQQQNQENFLAIEQGRLDMLRLSVLAGAAILTCTGFIFGFVQTRKAKKTLDKRNLLITDINKKLNASQNALMESNQMKDKFFALIAHDLRGPLTSFQGIGRMLNYQMKRGNTEKISQLIEQVDKSADKVNHLLDNLLKWALNQLGALPFQPQTVNVQHLIDDVVTLFATSARSKEIDLVVETDFEERDIMVKADLNMLGTVLRNLVNNAIKFTPHHGRVVISVSVDDDHVILQVRDSGIGMSSEAISQINEISLNPSSKGTDGEKGSGLGLILCKKFVQMHGGHLKIEVNNGTAISFSLESVAAPTLNTTIG; encoded by the coding sequence ATGATCAAGGCACAGCAGGCAGACAACGAAATGCTGTTGGATTCCTTGATCAATCAAATGTACGCCGAATCCAGTACACTAGACTGGTCTTCCTATTTTGGTTGGTTGTCTGAGTCAGTGGAGACAGACTCTGCGTTGATAGAGTTTTACTATGACGTAGCAGCACCCGTCATCACAGGCAAAAGTGCCTCAGAAGCCATCGTGTTGATAGATGAGGGGATCCGTTTGAGTGAAGGGATCAATAGCAAGTTGCTGATAGCCGAAGGGCTAGAGTTAAAGGCATTTTCACTCAGTCAGTTTGGTCGATTTGATGAATCCATCACCTTGTTTTATCAAGCCTTGCGTTTGATCAATCCCAAGCTCCATGGTGGACTATACGCCAGTACTTTGGCCAACCTTGCCTCCACGCTCCACGAGATGGGCGACAATGAAAAGTCCATCGAATATCATCGCAAAAGCTTGGCCCATCAGCAAAGCACTGGAGATCTGCGAGGGGAAGCTCTGTCATATTTGGGACTGGGCAATTCCTACTCAGGGCTGCCAAATTATGACAGTTCGCTGTATTACTATGAAAAGACCGTCGAATTGTCCAAAGCAAATGGTTGGGATGATCTGGAAGCCTATAGCTATGGCAACATGGCCTCAGTCTATCTAGAGCAAGGCTTTTTAGAAAAAGTCATTGAATATCAAAAAAGAGGACTGGCTATGGAAGAAAAGCGCAACGACGAGTTAATTTCTATCGAGTCTCATGCCAACCTTGCCTCTGCCTATGCCCAACTTCAAAACAGAACGCTAGCCATGTATCATCTGCAGCGAGCCAAGCAAATAGGAGAAAAATACGGTGCATGGCATACCATGGTGATGGTCTATGAGATTGAATCAAAGGCTTATGAAATTTTTGGGCAGTATGATTTGGCACTGGCTGCATACAAACAGTTCAAAACCTTGGGCGATAGTTTGTCTGGCGTGGAAGTCCAACAAACCAAACTGGCCTTGCAAGAGCAATACGAAACAGAAAGGAAGGAAAATGAGATTTTGACCCTTCAGCAGCAAAACCAAGAAAATTTCTTAGCAATCGAGCAAGGTCGACTGGATATGCTACGCCTAAGTGTATTGGCAGGAGCGGCTATATTGACTTGCACTGGATTCATTTTTGGTTTTGTGCAAACACGAAAAGCCAAAAAAACTTTGGACAAACGAAACTTGCTGATTACAGATATCAACAAGAAACTGAATGCTTCGCAGAATGCCTTGATGGAAAGCAATCAAATGAAAGACAAGTTTTTCGCTCTGATTGCGCATGATTTGCGGGGACCATTGACTTCATTTCAAGGGATCGGCCGGATGCTAAACTATCAGATGAAAAGAGGCAATACAGAAAAAATAAGCCAACTCATCGAGCAGGTGGACAAGTCTGCGGACAAGGTCAATCATTTGCTGGACAATCTGCTCAAATGGGCACTAAACCAACTCGGAGCATTGCCATTTCAACCCCAAACTGTCAATGTACAACATTTGATAGATGACGTAGTGACTCTTTTTGCAACGAGTGCACGATCCAAAGAAATTGATTTGGTTGTCGAAACCGATTTTGAAGAGAGAGACATCATGGTCAAAGCTGACCTCAATATGCTGGGAACGGTACTTCGCAATTTGGTAAACAATGCCATCAAATTTACCCCTCATCATGGACGGGTGGTCATCTCTGTGTCAGTTGACGATGATCACGTCATACTACAAGTACGTGACTCTGGTATCGGCATGTCAAGCGAAGCAATCAGCCAAATCAACGAAATAAGCCTCAATCCAAGCTCGAAAGGTACGGATGGAGAAAAAGGTTCTGGACTCGGATTGATCCTTTGTAAAAAATTTGTACAAATGCATGGTGGCCACTTAAAAATCGAAGTAAACAACGGTACTGCTATTAGCTTCTCACTTGAGTCAGTAGCAGCACCCACCTTAAACACTACCATTGGCTAA
- a CDS encoding sugar phosphate isomerase/epimerase family protein, translated as MKTEDLMKTSRRDFIKKTSLAAGLIPLLPTPLFSWDSHLENENLHVSIFSKHLQFLDYKDTGSMAAEMGFNGVDLTVRPKGHVEPMSVKADLPKAIREIEAGGSQCQMITTSIEKISNPLDVEVIQTAAKERVQYYRTNWFKYSDAEPMDVQLDQYAQQIQKLSELNQSLGIVGCYQNHAGRHVGASYWEVKKILESADPAYFGTQYDIRHAMVEGGFSWQNGLQLLQSQIKVIVLKDYKWGKVDGDWEAINVPIGQGMVDFKKYFRILKNYGLKPPVSLHLEYPLGGAEKGNRDITVDKKVVFDAMKKDLQAVQRLWNEA; from the coding sequence ATGAAGACGGAAGACTTGATGAAGACCTCTAGGAGAGATTTTATAAAGAAAACATCATTGGCGGCAGGATTGATTCCTTTGCTGCCGACACCCTTATTTTCATGGGATTCTCATCTTGAGAATGAAAACTTGCATGTCAGCATTTTTTCCAAACACTTGCAGTTTTTGGATTACAAGGACACAGGGTCGATGGCTGCTGAGATGGGTTTCAATGGTGTAGACCTGACTGTCAGACCCAAAGGACACGTGGAACCCATGTCTGTAAAAGCGGATCTACCCAAAGCGATCAGAGAAATTGAAGCTGGTGGCTCTCAATGCCAGATGATCACCACCAGTATCGAAAAAATCAGCAACCCACTAGATGTAGAGGTCATCCAGACGGCAGCCAAAGAGCGCGTACAATACTATCGCACCAACTGGTTTAAATACAGCGATGCTGAACCGATGGATGTCCAGCTAGACCAATATGCCCAACAAATTCAAAAGTTGAGTGAGCTAAACCAGTCCCTTGGGATCGTGGGATGTTATCAAAACCATGCAGGTCGACATGTAGGAGCGTCATATTGGGAGGTCAAAAAAATCTTGGAAAGCGCAGACCCTGCGTATTTTGGGACACAATATGATATTCGCCACGCCATGGTCGAAGGAGGATTTTCTTGGCAAAACGGACTCCAACTTTTACAATCACAAATCAAGGTTATCGTACTGAAAGATTACAAGTGGGGCAAAGTAGATGGTGATTGGGAGGCAATCAATGTACCTATAGGACAAGGAATGGTAGATTTCAAAAAGTACTTTAGAATTTTAAAAAACTATGGTTTGAAACCACCAGTCTCCCTGCATCTCGAATATCCATTGGGTGGAGCAGAAAAAGGAAACCGAGACATAACAGTAGACAAAAAAGTGGTATTTGATGCCATGAAAAAGGATCTGCAAGCCGTACAACGGCTTTGGAACGAGGCTTAA